The following are from one region of the Thermococcus cleftensis genome:
- a CDS encoding type II toxin-antitoxin system VapC family toxin, with protein sequence MGAVLDTNVIIEIVRGNGEVLNRVTSLDSTFYITSITKFEILLGMPRKDELIWLEALIELPFDGKCAEMAAYLHRKLEEKGTPMSLRDLFIASTAIVNGLPIITLDSDFEVLKELGFEVHII encoded by the coding sequence ATGGGAGCGGTCCTTGACACGAACGTCATAATCGAGATTGTCCGGGGAAACGGGGAGGTTCTCAACAGGGTAACGTCATTGGACAGCACCTTCTACATAACCTCGATAACCAAGTTTGAAATCCTTCTTGGAATGCCGAGGAAGGACGAGCTGATATGGCTCGAAGCCCTCATAGAGCTACCCTTTGACGGGAAATGTGCCGAGATGGCGGCGTATCTCCACAGGAAACTGGAAGAAAAAGGAACCCCTATGTCCCTCCGCGACCTCTTCATAGCGTCAACTGCGATTGTCAACGGTCTTCCGATAATAACTTTGGACAGCGACTTCGAAGTTTTGAAGGAATTGGGCTTTGAGGTTCACATCATTTAG
- a CDS encoding antitoxin VapB family protein, translating to MVKTITISDDVYEELLRIKGKKSFSELFRELLRERKGNADALRHLYGILSEEEYRETRKKLEEIEGEFERWERSLTRTS from the coding sequence ATGGTAAAGACCATCACTATCTCTGACGACGTTTATGAGGAGCTCCTTCGAATCAAGGGCAAGAAGTCATTCAGCGAGCTGTTCCGCGAGCTTTTGAGGGAAAGGAAGGGGAACGCTGATGCCCTTCGCCACCTCTACGGAATCCTGAGCGAGGAGGAGTATAGGGAGACCAGAAAGAAGCTTGAGGAAATCGAAGGGGAGTTCGAGAGATGGGAGCGGTCCTTGACACGAACGTCATAA